A stretch of DNA from Bacteroidota bacterium:
GGTGAGAAGTGAGAGGTGAGAAGTGAGTGAAGTGAGAAATGAGTGAAGTGAGCAAAGAGTAAAGAGCAAAGAGCAAAGAGCAAAGAGCAAAGAGGAGTTGAGACTAAAATAAGATAAAAAAAAAGGCAAACTTAAAACAGTTTGCCTTTTTTTTATTGTTCAGAAATAATATTAAATATTCTTCATTTTCTGAATTTCAGTTCTGATTTCTTGAGCTTTTACTTTAAGTTCTTGCATACCTTTACGTACTCTTGTACCTGCTGCCTTATTTTCTTTTTCGTAAAATTTGATAAAATCTGTTTCTAATAATAAGAGTAATTCTCTTAGTTCTGCGTATCTGTTCATAATTTCAAAATTTATTTGAGTTTAAAAAAAATTATTCGGGTAAATTTACTTTTTCAGTATCGTATTCTTTGTTTTTAAGTTTTTTAGCAACTTCTGCAAATGCATTTAATGTAATATCAATGTCTTCTTCTGAATGTCCTGCATTTGAAACCATTCTAATTATTATTTCGCCTTTTGGAATTACAGGATAAACAACTAAAGAGCAGAAAATATCATAATTTTCACGAAGATCTGCAATAAGGTTAGCTGCCTCAGGCACTCCACCTTTAAGGTAAACGGGTGTAACACATGAGTTTGTAGCTCCAATATCAAAGCCTCTTTCTTTAAGTCCTGCTTGTAGTCTGTTAACAACCTTCCAAAGATCATCTCTAAATTCAGTGCTGTTCCTAATTAATTCAAGTCGCTTAAGATCACCGATAACCAATGGTAACGGTAATGATTTTGCAAAAATTTGTGACCTCATGTTGTATCTCAAGTGGTTTATTATTTCTTTGTTGTTACTTGAAACAAAAGCTCCAATGCTTGCCATTGATTTTGCAAAAGTGGAGAAATAAATATCAATTTCCTCTTCAACACCTTGTTCAATATGTGTTCCTTCACCTCTTGGTCCCATTACTCCAAAGCCGTGAGCATCATCAATAAATACTCTAAATTCGTGTTTTTCTTTGAGTGCAACAATTTCTTTTAATT
This window harbors:
- a CDS encoding histone H1, whose product is MNRYAELRELLLLLETDFIKFYEKENKAAGTRVRKGMQELKVKAQEIRTEIQKMKNI
- a CDS encoding pyridoxal phosphate-dependent aminotransferase family protein, which translates into the protein MDLFNKIVENKGPIGMYASVSHGYFTFPSLEGEISTRMKFRGKEKIVWSLNNYLGLANHPEVRKADAEGAAEHGLGKPMGARMMSGDTKYHRQLERELGDFVGKDDTFLLNYGYQGVLSIIDALLDRHDILVYDAQSHACIVDGARLHQGKRFAYKHNEIDDLEKQLIRAEKLIGDKGGILVVTEGVFGMSGDQGKLKEIVALKEKHEFRVFIDDAHGFGVMGPRGEGTHIEQGVEEEIDIYFSTFAKSMASIGAFVSSNNKEIINHLRYNMRSQIFAKSLPLPLVIGDLKRLELIRNSTEFRDDLWKVVNRLQAGLKERGFDIGATNSCVTPVYLKGGVPEAANLIADLRENYDIFCSLVVYPVIPKGEIIIRMVSNAGHSEEDIDITLNAFAEVAKKLKNKEYDTEKVNLPE